A single region of the Cinclus cinclus chromosome 10, bCinCin1.1, whole genome shotgun sequence genome encodes:
- the LOC134047553 gene encoding basic proline-rich protein-like has translation MAPLRRRRPRHRPGEGPHRARPQRAERAPGGYPVPQSRPRSPRAAPGPPEPPPEPPPGPQSRSRSPRAALRPPEPPPVSQSRPGPPEPPPVPQSRPRSLRAAPVPQSRPRSLRAAPVPQSRPRSPRAAPGPPEPPSVSQSRPGPPEPPSVPQSRPRSLRAAPVPQSRPRSLRAALGPPELPPVPQSRSRSPRAAPGPPEPLSVPQSRPRSLRAAPVPQSRPRSLRAALGPPELPPVPQSRPRSPRAAPGPPEPPPVPQSRPRSPRAVPGLSEPLSVPQSCPQHSRQSRPCSVRLGCGTRSGCSGTPGLLGYGHGQYCQWCC, from the coding sequence ATggccccgctccgccgccgccggccccggcaccgccccggGGAGGGGCCGCACCGCGCCCGCCCTCAGCGCGCCGAGCGGGCACCGGGCGGGTACCCGGTCCCCCAGAGCCGCCCCCGGTCCCCCAGAGCCGCCCCCGGGCCCCCAGAGCCGCCCCCAGAGCCGCCCCCGGGCCCCCAGAGCCGCTCTCGGTCCCCCAGAGCCGCCCTCCGTCCCCCAGAGCCGCCCCCGGTCTCTCAGAGCCGCCCCGGTCCCCCAGAGCCGCCCCCGGTCCCCCAGAGCCGCCCTCGGTCTCTCAGAGCCGCCCCGGTCCCCCAGAGCCGCCCCCGGTCTCTCAGAGCCGCCCCGGTCCCCCAGAGCCGCCCTCGGTCCCCCAGAGCCGCCCCCGGTCCCCCAGAGCCGCCCTCGGTCTCTCAGAGCCGCCCCGGTCCCCCAGAGCCGCCCTCGGTCCCCCAGAGCCGCCCCCGGTCTCTCAGAGCCGCCCCGGTCCCCCAGAGCCGCCCTCGGTCTCTCAGAGCTGCCCTCGgtcccccagagctgcccccgGTCCCCCAGAGCCGCTCTCGgtcccccagagctgcccccgGTCCCCCAGAGCCGCTCTCGGTCCCCCAGAGCCGCCCCCGGTCTCTCAGAGCCGCCCCGGTCCCCCAGAGCCGCCCTCGGTCTCTCAGAGCTGCCCTCGgtcccccagagctgcccccgGTCCCCCAGAGCCGCCCCCGGTCCCCCAGAGCCGCCCCCGGTCCCCCAGAGCCGCCCCCGGTCCCCCAGAGCCGCCCCCGGTCCCCCAGAGCCGTCCCCGGTCTCTCAGAGCCGCTCTCGGTCCCTCAGAGCTGCCCGCAGCACTCCCGGCAGAGCCGGCCCTGCTCTGTCCGGCTGGGCTGCGGGACACGGAGCGGGTGCAGCGGCACCCCCGGGCTCTTGGGGTACGGGCACGGTCAGTACTGCCAGTGGTGCTGCTGA